The following proteins are co-located in the Maridesulfovibrio sp. genome:
- a CDS encoding UvrD-helicase domain-containing protein has protein sequence MLKQVKASAGSGKTYELTGRFLSLLAGAQEEDSVPVCKSSQGKGYCWPEIMAVTFTNKAAAEMKERVIRSLKNRALDIEGDGLGADWKPLDAKKQLIPILQRYNRLNIRTIDSLLNLLVRIFALELGLSPEFELLFEPQALFEPNFNKFLAQCEEGDLLRKELLDDAVDSLVLKEEKQGFWLAEQMRMRLLSILTHVIDHPAERLTDQEEIAGLLQIEFDAFQKAVRDLSALIDTDKLAASAHLKKYLEHAAKIDFMDLPKESTMVAKDSFEDCVNKKSKDDISSYHEKLYADLKQAHEIYRDKATILRGAYALAPFVRIVEEIRADIIEYQTRNGMLLSADLPKVASYVLQGGSALPDAFCRMGSRLHHLLVDEFQDTSLAQWNAMIPLAVECLSKRGSLFYVGDVKQAIYSWRGGRSELFDEVGQDPELTGLSEFTPANLDYNWRSLEHVIGFNNEFFDALADYDLAMDLSERLYPNGPEEQQIELAQRISHSFDKASQQLPPNQDRTGGYVRLQRVFASSSQEIVDETRRNFDLLMEELLTRREYRDICVLVRSNGHAQLVCDWLVEKSIPVITENSLQLDRHPIVRQMVSLLKFLDYPQDDLAFLEFICGQEIFGHISDIEHDDLFKWLAERDKGPLHRRFSEHYPDFWNTQISPFLRKSGLMTPYDLASEMVSRFKLVETYPQDELYIRRFLEVVHLAEEKRGTSLAAFLDFWELSSAEEKVPLPESVNAVRIMTIHKSKGLEFPVIVVPFHNWSVSGPDTSLADIEIDGQTMLTPMSSSLGDIYYENRTRMFSEQLNLLYVAWTRAGQELYGFLPSEKTRGVSPALAAIELILEGKFNDLGLLEYGITPEAAAEKLIPNEPESSIEKLCEDFCDTDPEGLLEPELMGWLPRLRVYRHNLEDYSYDARMRGELAHNAMENLILTGNDEADCRRSAEAAFAKFPAVTEEEDVMVPEVTDMALWALSVPDIRAAIEHGRPEVAIMDAQGETHRADLLLLEEKRALVVEYKTGQPSPENEKQVKRYLKLLRDMFGKKKELRGLLVYLDGKFTREVNI, from the coding sequence ATGCTAAAACAAGTTAAGGCTTCTGCCGGTTCCGGTAAGACATATGAACTTACCGGACGTTTTTTATCTCTCTTAGCCGGGGCACAGGAAGAAGATTCCGTCCCGGTCTGTAAAAGCTCGCAGGGTAAAGGCTACTGCTGGCCTGAAATCATGGCTGTAACCTTCACCAACAAAGCTGCGGCTGAGATGAAGGAGCGCGTAATCCGTTCCCTGAAAAACCGCGCCTTGGACATAGAAGGCGACGGTCTGGGGGCGGACTGGAAACCGCTGGACGCTAAGAAGCAACTCATCCCCATCCTGCAACGCTACAATCGGTTGAATATCCGAACTATTGATAGTTTGCTGAACCTGCTGGTGCGTATCTTCGCCCTTGAATTGGGTCTAAGTCCGGAATTCGAACTGCTATTTGAACCGCAGGCCTTGTTCGAGCCTAACTTCAATAAATTTCTGGCTCAATGCGAGGAAGGCGACCTGTTGCGTAAGGAATTGCTGGACGATGCCGTAGACAGCCTAGTGCTCAAAGAAGAAAAGCAGGGATTCTGGCTGGCCGAACAAATGCGAATGCGCCTGCTTTCCATCCTTACTCACGTCATCGACCATCCGGCTGAAAGGCTCACTGATCAGGAGGAAATAGCCGGACTGCTGCAAATTGAATTTGATGCATTCCAAAAGGCCGTACGCGATTTATCAGCACTGATTGATACAGACAAACTTGCGGCTTCGGCGCACCTGAAAAAATATCTGGAGCATGCCGCAAAAATCGATTTCATGGATCTGCCCAAGGAATCGACAATGGTTGCCAAGGACAGCTTTGAAGATTGCGTTAATAAAAAATCCAAAGACGACATCAGTTCCTACCATGAAAAATTATACGCTGATTTAAAACAGGCTCACGAAATCTACCGCGACAAGGCGACTATCCTGCGCGGGGCATACGCTCTGGCTCCGTTCGTACGCATTGTAGAGGAAATCCGGGCCGATATTATCGAATACCAGACCCGCAACGGCATGCTGCTCAGTGCGGACCTGCCCAAAGTTGCAAGCTATGTACTCCAAGGCGGAAGCGCATTGCCTGATGCATTCTGCCGTATGGGATCGCGCTTGCACCATCTACTTGTTGACGAATTTCAGGACACCAGCCTTGCCCAGTGGAATGCCATGATTCCGCTGGCTGTGGAATGCCTCTCCAAACGAGGCAGCCTCTTTTACGTCGGCGATGTAAAGCAGGCCATTTACAGCTGGCGCGGAGGACGTTCCGAACTATTCGATGAAGTGGGGCAGGACCCGGAATTGACCGGACTTTCCGAATTCACCCCGGCAAATCTCGACTACAACTGGCGCAGCCTTGAGCATGTCATCGGCTTTAACAATGAGTTCTTTGATGCGCTGGCAGACTATGATCTGGCAATGGACCTTTCGGAAAGGCTCTATCCCAATGGGCCGGAAGAACAGCAGATCGAACTTGCCCAGCGGATTTCCCATTCATTTGACAAAGCCTCCCAGCAACTGCCGCCAAATCAGGACCGCACAGGTGGATACGTGCGGTTGCAACGTGTATTCGCTTCCAGCTCACAGGAAATTGTGGATGAAACCCGCCGCAACTTCGACCTGCTCATGGAAGAACTGCTCACCCGCCGCGAATACCGGGATATCTGCGTACTGGTCCGCTCCAATGGACATGCTCAACTGGTCTGTGACTGGCTGGTGGAAAAATCCATTCCGGTGATCACCGAGAACAGCCTCCAACTGGACCGACACCCCATAGTTCGTCAGATGGTTTCCCTGCTCAAATTTCTTGATTACCCGCAGGACGACCTTGCATTTCTGGAATTCATCTGCGGGCAGGAAATATTCGGTCATATTTCAGATATTGAGCATGACGACCTCTTCAAATGGCTGGCCGAACGGGACAAGGGCCCGCTGCACCGCCGCTTTTCCGAGCATTATCCTGATTTCTGGAACACGCAGATTTCACCATTCCTGCGCAAATCGGGACTGATGACACCCTATGACCTTGCCAGCGAAATGGTCAGCCGTTTCAAACTCGTCGAAACCTATCCGCAAGATGAACTTTACATCCGCCGTTTCCTTGAGGTTGTTCATCTTGCTGAAGAAAAACGCGGAACATCGCTGGCAGCCTTCCTTGATTTCTGGGAACTTTCATCGGCCGAAGAAAAAGTACCCCTGCCGGAGTCGGTCAACGCAGTACGCATTATGACCATCCATAAGTCCAAGGGACTGGAATTCCCGGTTATCGTTGTACCATTCCATAACTGGTCGGTATCCGGCCCGGACACATCTCTGGCGGATATTGAAATCGACGGACAGACCATGCTCACCCCCATGAGCAGCAGCTTGGGCGATATTTATTATGAAAACCGGACCCGCATGTTCAGTGAGCAGCTGAACCTGCTCTATGTGGCATGGACTCGCGCCGGTCAGGAATTGTACGGTTTCCTGCCCTCGGAAAAAACACGTGGAGTAAGTCCGGCTTTAGCGGCCATTGAATTAATCCTTGAAGGCAAGTTCAACGATCTCGGCCTGCTTGAATATGGAATTACGCCGGAAGCTGCTGCAGAGAAACTCATCCCTAATGAACCTGAATCTTCCATTGAAAAGCTATGCGAAGATTTCTGTGATACTGATCCAGAGGGACTCCTTGAACCGGAACTTATGGGCTGGTTGCCAAGGTTACGCGTCTACCGCCACAACCTCGAAGATTATTCATACGACGCCCGCATGCGCGGGGAACTGGCCCATAATGCCATGGAAAACCTGATCCTCACCGGGAATGATGAAGCCGACTGCCGCCGCAGCGCCGAGGCCGCTTTTGCCAAATTCCCGGCTGTTACCGAGGAAGAAGACGTGATGGTCCCGGAAGTAACTGACATGGCTCTCTGGGCTTTATCTGTACCGGATATCCGCGCAGCCATTGAACACGGCAGACCGGAAGTAGCCATTATGGATGCGCAGGGCGAAACCCATCGCGCCGACCTCCTGCTACTCGAAGAGAAACGGGCCTTGGTAGTGGAATACAAAACAGGACAGCCCTCCCCGGAAAACGAGAAGCAGGTCAAAAGATATCTAAAACTACTGCGTGACATGTTCGGC
- a CDS encoding EamA family transporter, whose protein sequence is MNIKGCIFVICAAIMWGLIGPISKFPIEQGVAPLENAFWRAVFAWMLFAVHACRIRAVKIDIKDLPQIIGFGFVGVTIFYGSYQLAVQDVGAALASVLLYTAPAWVAFMSWLLLGERMTPIKISAMLITIFGVACVSLGPQIFGTGTKMSFTWPGIIFGLTSGFTYALYYIYGKTIFARYTTPTIFLYALPIGALCLLPFFEFTPKTGTSWMSIIALALICTYGAYSIYYAGLKWLEPTAASVIATIEPVIAAVLAWLWWNESFDWTGYIGSALIIAAVLMIVMENKIVEFFASGGKPINAKTS, encoded by the coding sequence GTGAATATTAAAGGCTGTATTTTCGTCATCTGTGCCGCGATCATGTGGGGGCTGATCGGTCCCATCTCCAAATTCCCAATCGAACAAGGAGTGGCCCCGCTTGAGAATGCCTTCTGGCGGGCTGTTTTCGCATGGATGCTCTTTGCTGTCCACGCCTGCCGCATCCGGGCTGTCAAAATAGACATCAAGGACCTGCCCCAGATTATCGGATTCGGTTTCGTAGGAGTTACAATATTTTACGGTTCCTACCAGTTGGCAGTACAGGACGTGGGCGCGGCATTGGCCTCGGTCCTGCTCTACACAGCCCCGGCATGGGTGGCCTTCATGTCTTGGCTGTTGCTGGGCGAAAGAATGACTCCTATCAAAATATCAGCCATGCTGATCACCATCTTCGGTGTCGCCTGCGTTTCTCTCGGACCACAGATTTTCGGAACAGGAACAAAGATGTCCTTCACTTGGCCGGGTATCATTTTCGGACTCACTTCCGGGTTCACATACGCACTCTACTATATATACGGCAAAACCATATTTGCCCGCTACACCACACCAACAATATTTTTATATGCCCTGCCCATCGGCGCGCTCTGCCTGTTGCCCTTCTTTGAATTCACCCCGAAAACCGGGACTTCATGGATGAGCATCATTGCGCTGGCCCTGATTTGTACTTACGGAGCGTATTCCATCTACTATGCCGGCCTTAAATGGCTGGAACCAACCGCAGCATCGGTTATCGCCACCATCGAACCGGTAATCGCCGCAGTGCTAGCATGGCTGTGGTGGAACGAAAGTTTCGACTGGACCGGATACATCGGCAGTGCCTTGATTATTGCTGCTGTGCTTATGATTGTCATGGAAAATAAAATTGTTGAATTCTTTGCCTCCGGAGGCAAACCAATAAATGCTAAAACAAGTTAA